Within the Bradyrhizobium ottawaense genome, the region GGACGACGCCACCATCGTTGCTATCCGAGACATGGAGCGCGCGGGCATCGACGTGGTCACCGACGGCGAAATCCGCCGCGAGAGCTACTCGAACCGTTTCGCCACAGCGCTTGACGGCATCGACGCCGACAATCCCGCCATTATCACGGCGCGCAACGGCACCCAGACGCCGGTGCCGCGCGTGGTCGGACCGGTGAAGCGCAGCCGCCCGGTCGAACAGACCGACATGGAATTCCTGCGCAAAAATACCGACCGCGCTGCCAAGATCACCCTGCCCGGCCCGTTCACAATGAGCCAGCAGGCCAAGAACGAATTCTACAAGGACGACGAGGAGCTGGCGATGGCGTTCGCCGCCGCAGTCAACGCCGAGGCACTCGACCTGCAGAAAGCCGGCGCCGACGTGATCCAGCTCGACGAGCCCTGGGTGCGCAACAATCCGGATCTTGCGCGGCGCTATGCAGTCAAGGCGATCAACCGTGCGCTGCAGGGCCTCACGGTGCCGACCGTCGTGCATCTGTGCTTCGGCTATGCAGCGGTCGTGCCGGGCTCGACCAAGCCGGCCGGCTATTCGTTCCTCGCCGAACTCGCCGACACCCACGCCGAACAGATTTCGATCGAGGCGGCGCAGCCAAAGCTCGATCTCGGCGTGCTGAAGGATCTATCGTCGAAGAAGATCATGCTCGGCGTGCTCGACCTCGGCAATCCCGAGATCGAGACGGCGGAGGTCGTGGCCGACCGCATCCGCAACGGCCTCAAGCATGTCGCGGCCGATCGCCTTGTCGTCGCGCCCGACTGCGGCATGAAATACATGCCGCGCCAAGTCGCGTTCGGAAAGCTGAAGGCAATGTGCGACGCGGCCGCAACGGTGCGCAGGGAGATCAGCTAGACCGAAGGCCTTTTTGTCTTACGCGTTTTCTTCACGCGAACCGGATCCCACTTCGCTCGAAAACGCTATGGCGATCAGAGCAGCTTGGCGCGGACGAACAGCGCGCGCAGCGCGTTGGTCGCCTGCACCGTCAGCATCGCATTGCCGGCGGCGCGCTGCAGGGCGCCGACGGCATCGGCGTGCAGCGCGCGGAATTCGATCCACTCGATGCTGCTGAGATTGGTAATGAACTGATACGCCTGGCCGACCGTGCCGATCGACACCGTCTTGCCGTTCAGATTGATCTTGAAAATCGCCCGCAGCGGTGTGTCGGAATCGGAGGCTTCGCCCGCGACCGCCGTCATGACGGAGACGTCGAGCGCCGCGACGCGGTGAGGCCCTCGCGCAGGTTCGGCACCACGACCAGACGCGTGACCTCACCGTTGTTGTACGCCTTCAGGAACCTGTCGTAATCCTTGATCGAGACGCAGCCGTTGGAATCGCCGTTGGGGCCGAGCATGTAGCTGTGCACCAGCAGGCCCGACCGGCCGAGCGTGTCGCTTTCGCCAACCGGAGTCATGCGAAGCGCCGCGACTCCGTGAAACAGCTTCTCTCGCG harbors:
- a CDS encoding uroporphyrinogen decarboxylase family protein; translation: MNLPKHLLPTTVVGSYPQPEWLVDRAMLCKVVPRTRMHAMWRLPAEHLEEAQDDATIVAIRDMERAGIDVVTDGEIRRESYSNRFATALDGIDADNPAIITARNGTQTPVPRVVGPVKRSRPVEQTDMEFLRKNTDRAAKITLPGPFTMSQQAKNEFYKDDEELAMAFAAAVNAEALDLQKAGADVIQLDEPWVRNNPDLARRYAVKAINRALQGLTVPTVVHLCFGYAAVVPGSTKPAGYSFLAELADTHAEQISIEAAQPKLDLGVLKDLSSKKIMLGVLDLGNPEIETAEVVADRIRNGLKHVAADRLVVAPDCGMKYMPRQVAFGKLKAMCDAAATVRREIS